TCAGCTGTGTAGGTCTCTAAAAAGGGACAGTTACCGTTTACcggctgttgtgtgtgtcagagcacCAACTTTTGTATAAAAAAAGTGACAGGTAAGTTTGATCATGAAAGACCTAAAAGGAGCCTGATATCAGAAAAAACTCACCTTTTTAGTCTTTGCTTGTCTGAATGTAAGAGTGACGTGATAATATAAAATTAGAAACAATGAGaatgatcattttaaaatatactgAATTCACAGAGAGCCTTCTTGCATTATTGTGAAATTCTCACCTGGTCCCTCTTTATGTGCTCCTCAGAGTTGATCAGCTTCACTTCTAGAATTATGCACATAGGTCCGCTAAACTTTAATATGCACTAAATTAGTATTTATTTGAAGGTTTTTATGAGTAAATAGGCAGGTGtgttaaaaatacagaaaccagttgttttatgttttgttgttttaacttCTGTCTTACCCTGTTTTTCCCTTTCTATTCTCAGTATTAATGAGATTCCTGTATAAATGCCGAAAGTGGCGTGCTCATCACTTTTGTGCGGCCAGACAAGTAGCTGGCAGCCAGCTACTGTGTCCTAGAGGATTATTAATAATCAAGTAGgtgtaaaaatacagaaaagtgACTGTGAATGTTCATTGTCGAAGGCGCACCCGTAAGTGTCTCATCATAATTAGATTTTCTTAAGCTAAAAATAAGAGTTTTGACcgtctgccccctgctggctgtaAGCTGGTTGTGCGGGCGCTTTGTGCTTTCACTGGTGCCTTCCTGACATTAACACCATGCCAAGCACTGAGACTCAGAAGTAAGAAGCTGTCTCGTGTGTCTGTAAATATAGACCAAGCAAACAGGAAATCACTGCAGGGAACAACAGGTGGCATAGTGATGGGTACACTTCCTCCAACGAGCAAACACATACTGGTGTCTTCCTGTCTCTAACTGAAGGATAATGATAgaaatttaacattttgagCTGATTCAAAGTCACATGCAGTGtttaaagcagttttaaagGAATAATTCAACATTTTAGGATCATTTTCTGCATGTTTGCTCTCTTAGAACACATGAAAGTCATACTGAGCTTTGGTCAGTCAGTTTTTAGTCATACATGATGACTGTGCTTGATCTAATACCAAACACTATGATGGGTGATGACAGTAGAAACTGCAACACAAGCTGAGTGGAAAAGACAACAGAGGTCCCAACAGATCAGCGattacaaagcaaaaaaaataacagatttATTGATAACAAAGAAATTAatgcacattttttgtttttttaatccaacaaCAATTTTATTTGCAACTAATTTGCTCACTCATTGACTGTTAATACAGTGTCCTGTCCATGTGCACAGACTGATCACCAGaaccagttttttaaatataagcaACAGTTTGAAGCCATTTACTCTGAGAAACGCATCTCAGAGGAGGACGTTTGTAACTCTTCCCTCGACGAATGTTTTctgtaacacatttttttttttgtaatcgctaaaaagatttaaaagaatTCTTAAACATGAAATGTATTCCCTGGAAACAATGTCCAGCCCGCTTCTCCGATGTtgttaataaaaactaaagtaaaGATTAACTGGACAATAAACAAACACTCACAAACTGAGCACCGAGCAGCAGTGAAACTTGAACAAGACACAAATCAGAAACAGAACGTGTTTCGCTCACAGCGACCAGCATGCttcaaaaaatgcaaatgtaggTGAAAGGTCCAGCTTGCATTGCACTTTTCACACCTTGACTAGCATTTAGTGGAGTAGTGGTCAGGTGCATGCCGGCAAGTCAGCATCTTGCACGCAAACTTCAGGTGACCACAGAAGGCTGCTAGCTAACCAAACCAAGTCTTTTCCTGACCCAAACCCAAAAGTTAGTTTGCAAACAACAACCGGTGTAAACCAAACACATAACGTCCACAATCTGCATTCACAAGCTACTAAAACAGCTGTTCCTACTCAGCTGTTCATAAACACAAATTGTATAATCAGTCAACTGaggtgaaattttaaaaaattcaacATGAAATTAATTTTCAACCAAAGCTAATGTCAACTCAGATAGGTGAGGCTGtctgctgtggcgaccccttgtAACATGAGTGTAAGTGAAAGAAGctttaatgaaagaaatctaGGCTTTTAATGCTGAAAAGGAAAGATTTATTTTCAACATAAAATCTGCTGTTAGTAAGAAACACATCTCAGGAGGTGAGAAATTGAAACTTTGCTGTGAAATCCTGTGTTCTTAGCGGCGTCTCACCACTCTGTCCACAGAAGCCGAATAAAACTGTAcctttttccattgttttatttttcttctttgaaattAAAGTTGTAATACGTGTTTCAGATGCTGTGGGTCACACAGACGGAGACCCGGAGTCCGAGCGTGAGAGAGAGGGTCTGTTCACCCTCCACCAGCGACGTGGCGCCATAAAGCAGGCCAAAGTTCACGTGGTCAAGTGTCACGAGTTCAGCGCGACGTTCTTTCCTCAGCCAACCTTCTGCTCTGTATGCAAAGAGTTTGTTTGGTATGCAAAAGACCAAGAAGTCACAAATCTTCACATtagtcttgtttttttcccaatCGTATCAGTCATttcatctctctttctttccactGCAGGGGTCTTAACAAGCAGGGTTACCAGTGCAGACGTGAGTGTCGGTTCATTGTCCTGTAATCTACCAATTAGCCTTCGTAACTCTTCCTCACGTGGTTATTCTCTGTCTTTTAGAGTGCAATGCAGCAATCCACAAAAAATGCATAGACAAAGTTATCGCCAAATGCACTGGTTCAGCCATAAACAGCAAGGAAACAATGGTGAGTGTCTGCTTCACATGATTTGCTTCATGACGCTGCACATCTCTTCCAGTCCGACAGAAATTCCACAAGTGGTGACACAGAGCGAAGTGTGTGAGCTGATGGTTCTGATGCTTACTAATGAAAGAGTTGCTTTGTGCCAAGGTATCACCACACCAGGCGCTCCGGTCTCATGTCATCTTCTCCCCCTCGTTTCACTTCTCCTCAGCTCCATGTCAGCGAGAGTTCATGTGTACGAAAGCATGAGAGAATTTAACGCCAATAAATAAATCTCGCCGTTTACATATGAGAGGTGTTTGGTTACTGACGCCTTCCGTGTCAATCTGTGTGCGATGTGTTTTTAGATCCACAAGGAGCGCTTCAAGATCGACATGCCTCACAGGTTTAAAGTCTACAACTACAAAAGTCCCACCTTCTGCGAGCACTGCGGGACTCTGCTGTGGGGGCTCGCCAAGCAGGGGCTCAAATGTGAGGGTGAGAGGcgggagttttttgttttggtttgtttgttttgtgtgattttatactttttttttaatgtctgcaGGGTAAGACAAAACACAGCAGTGACATCACAGACATAAAGCCACACATACAGTGTCATAACAGAAATTTTTCATAACGCAACACTACGCCATTAAATTTATTTCTAGCTCAGTTTAGGAACTGAAAGGTCCTGGTTTAAGAGTTAAGGAAAACTGATGCTGGCGTACCGTTAAAGACTAAGACTGATGGTCGTTTAAGAGTAGAGCctctactcctccacatcaaaaggagccagttgaggtggttcaagCGTCTGGCCAGGGTGCCTCCTGTTCCCCTCCTACGTGAGGCGTTTCAGGAATGTTATACTGGGAAGAGACCCTGCAGCGGTCCAGGACACGGTCAggctggtttgggaatgtgtcAGTGTCTCCCCCTGGAAGAATTTAAGGCAGCCTGGACTTGGTTGCATGGATGGATCATTCAAAATAAAGCACTATAGCTCAGCTGAGTCTAGAGGACTCATTGCTCTGGCAACGCCCTGCTCCAGCATCCTAATGGTACGATCTCGGTCAGGTTGGCCCAGTCATGGCATTCTTACAGATGTCATTTCCTCCAAACTTCTTGTGCTTCGTTATACAGTTGAGTGTGTTTGACAGAGGAGTGGTTATGTGGGATTAGTTGGATGAAGGTATTTTGACTTCTTTAccaaaaattgtgttttcagaCACAAGACTAAGTGacaaaaagcaaattaaaatggCACAGTTTTGACTGAAGTTACAAGCTCTGTGGTATTCAGTCTTTTAATTCTTCACTCTAAAATTAGTCCCGTTTTTCTGGGAGCTGCCTTTCAGCACAGTTGATCAGATACCGCCGAGCAGCAGGGAAACCCCTTTGCCAAAAGATTAAATGTTCTAGACAACATTATGCACATATCTGTGGGTTTTAAATGGCTTACGCTGCATTGCAAATGTTTCcatattttggacttttaaggCCCGAATCATCGAGGACGAAAGAGTCATTCGTCAAAGAATTTTGCAGCAGTGGCTTTCACAGGTTACCACGAAAGGGTTTCTTGGTTCGGCACAGCTATATTACTCCTTCACAACACCATCAACACACTCTGAAACACATGCAGCAAGCAAACTATGGAGCTCCCTTACCTTGATCTGAAAAATTCAACTTGACAAAATTTGATAAAACATGGTTTTCACCACATAGATATGATCATTTAATCCACAGCATTACTCAATATATTTCCAGTAGCTGAGACAACAGTGGGCGTTCAAACCTTTCCCAGCATAAATATGCGCTGCATGTGTTGGCCTGttgaacagaaacacagcacAGCTGCCACAGCAGGTGCAAAGTATAAAGTTCTCCCtgtgaaattaatcatatttccAGTACAAGCCAGCTGACTGAGGGGTTAGGAATGGGAAACATTATTATTGTAGATGTGTGAGAGTTTGCTAAGAAACAGCACAGTTATATAAggaacatgtgcaaacattaaAGAATGTGTGACATGAAAAAAAGGTAtcaagtgaaaaagaaattggACTCTTTAGCAACATTTTTTACATATAAgtgcttttttctgtcattgtcaTTATAAATTTTAATATTGCCCCATTCTGAAGTAAAAGCTGATACATTACCTTTTGCATAACTAATAATAGTGTAAATATTGCCATCTTGCACTGCTTTAAATGTTCTTTATGTGTTCAACTGAGTTTACATTGTGTTTGATGTTGTGCAGAATGCAGCATGAACGTCCACCATAAATGCCAAAAGAAAGTGGCTAACCTCTGCGGGGTCAACCAGAAACTGATGGCTGAAGCTCTGGCAGTCATCGAGAGCAAGCAGCAGGTGAGACCAACAAACCTTCGGTACATGAAGCTGTGCAGTCTTTCAGAAATGCCTTCAACCAGTTCAATTGTTTCCTCGTTTTTATGCTGCTTTTAGTGACTTAAACACCTCTTAAAAGGGACGTGTTCTCCTCAGTTCCAGCTGAGTAACTTTGCATGATTAAATAATCTGATGAAATAATCTGGgggtgactgtagctcaggaggtagagcaggttaccctactgatcggaaggtcgatggttcgatccctggctcctccttTACCAATCCCAATTGATCTGATACTGAGTTTTGGTGATGCACCTTAATTCATCCTTGATTAGAAGTTTTAACTTCTCCtcctttaagccaactttctgATTGCTCCTTGCAAAGAGAAGACTTGAATAGCACGAGATATTCCAtctctgtgacatcatgcaCCTCTAACAGGAAGACTTCATTATATGAAACTTTGTTTAATGAGAAGATCTAACATAAGACTGTGTAACACTAGATAACATaagaaaaagtaaagcaaaTAAGAGAACATAATTGTCCCCTTTAATACTAGTAATTAAGGAATATTTTACTGTGGAAAACTTCATTTTGAAACTGGATCTACCTTTTGCTTTAAGGCAAGAAGTACCAGAGACAGTGACATTATTGGTCGGGAAGGTCCAGTAAGTGTTGCCCAGCCGGGAGTGGTGCGAGCACCATCCGGGCTAGTTATGGGTTTACCAGCCACAGCTACACCTGCAAGCAAAGGTATGCAACTTCTAAAATGTTCCTTTCCGTTAGGCAGGGATACATACTGCATACTTTATGTCATTTGTGTTTCTCAACCTGCTTCTTGTAGCAGATTATCAGGGTGTTTCATGGGAGGGACCAGGAGATGTCAGCAGGTCGGTCAGCGAGGTGCTTCCAGAAGAGCCTCTGTACGCTGTCCCGAGGAAAGATCACCAACCCAAATTTACCATCGACGACTTCACCCTGCACAAGATGCTCGGGAAAGGCAGCTTTGGCAAGGTAGCAGAGGCGACCTGATTCAAAAGAGGAAAAGTAAAGCACGGAGCAGAGCATGCATGAAGATGTGGCATCTTTGTCATGTTACTTTATATATCAACATATTAACAAGAGCATTCAAAGTTGCACAACTCCCCCGAAGGGCAATGGCTGTAGAAAAACCTTTTATTACAACATGCAGATGTCTGATCTTTGACCTATGACCTTGGAGTATTACATACTAAAATGGTGTATTATCTTTACCCATATAAGTGGAGCAGAATTTGCTGAAATCATCTACAAGCGTGaggttttaagatattttggtGCAGTGTGTGAATTTGTGAACTTTATGGCATTATTGTGACATCATAGGGCGTcgtattaaaatgtaaaatttgtttTACAGCTCTCCACATGTTCTTTCATATGATATATTACTTGACATGGTTTAAAGTTTTCACTGACATTCACATTTGGTGTGATCTTGACCTTTTCATCAAAACTGAATGTGCCCGAGCTGTTTTTGGTATCTACcatcacaaaaaaattaaacatgatatcttgaaaactgtggaTGCTTAACTGCtaacaaagagacaaacaaacagaagtgATTACACACTCCCTTCCCTTAAAAACTGCATGCAACAAAAACTAATTATTACACTTTTCTTAGTGGAATTTCTATAAGAacacagtggggggggggggcgttttCTGCAAATGTGTCAAAGCATCATATTTTAGTCATTCTTGCCAGCAGCTTCACACAGCACGGAGGGCTTTACACAGCACTCTGAGGCTTGTGGTCAAATGTGTTGTGCAGCCAGTTTCCACTGAAAACCACCTACTTCTTGTTACTTCAAAGTCTTGCAACACAAAGAGCTAGCTATGGTAAATGACTGGGCAACAGGCTACAACTCTATATGTCCAAACTAAACctgttttttaaagctttttatttGTCCTTCGTCTTCTCCAGGTGTTTCTAGCAGAGCTGAAAAGGAGCGGTGAATTTTTTGCAGTAAAAGCTCTGAAGAAAGACGTGGTGCtgatggatgatgatgttgaGTGCACCATGGTAGAGAGGAGGGTTTTGTCTCTAGCCTGGGAAAATCCCTTCCTTACACATCTTTACTGCACCTTCCAAACTAAGGTGATGACCCATGTACACTTGCACAGTCATTGCATGCAAGTAGGTAGCCACTGAAAATAATTCTCTGGAAACAAATATAGCCCTAACCTCTGTGTTTTCGCATCCAGGAAAACCTGTTCTTCGTCATGGAGTATCTGAATGGAGGGGATCTTATGTTCCACATCCAAAACTGCCACAAGTTTGACTTGCACAGAGCCACGTGAGTCAAAAGACGCAGCTCTCACAGTGACACACAACTGTAGTTTTGCACTGTTTGGGTCTGGATGTAACCGCCAGGTTTGAAAAGTGCCTTCACTGCAGATGTGCCTTTAACCTGCATGATTAATCATTACCAGCATGGGGgcaaaaaaaacatccatatACCTCAGTAAACTATTTTCTAATTGAGTTTTTGCTTTCCATCACTAGTTTCACATCATATTTAATAGAAAAATGACACTCATTTAGGAAATTACAGTCCAACTTAGTGGAAAATAGACAACAAAGCAAGAGTTGATTGACCCCTGAATACACCCGACGCCACATTTGTAAGCATCCCAGAAGCTGCTACACAGAGTAGGCGACGGGGGCAGGAAGTCAGATATAAAAGCAGCATGGAGAATGTggtcaattttcaaaataaaatacccaATGCAGACTAAATGTTCTGCTTCTGACATGCCTGTGGTGTGACTTGATGCAGGACTGAGACATGCGTCAGACAAACATCTGGTGTACTTCAGTGGTTAGAGTGCATCTAACCACTGAAGTACAAGTAACCACTTGGGATTGAGAATTCGCTACCAAATGGCCGTGCATTGTCCTTGGTTTCTTGGTCTTGTTTTCTTGTTCGTCACATTAGGTTTTAATAGATCTAATCTCTATAAACATATTATCTGCAGTTATCTATAGAGTGCCAgtggttttcatttttagttCAAATTCTACATTTTAGCATCCTTTAGTTA
The Astatotilapia calliptera chromosome 17, fAstCal1.2, whole genome shotgun sequence genome window above contains:
- the prkcq gene encoding protein kinase C theta type isoform X1, with amino-acid sequence MSPFLRIGFSHFEIDPGLAYHEEVLNPYCAVYMKEAVDTEKGQVYKQKKPTMYPPWSTTFDAHVHRGRIMHVMVKDRTAELKSEATVALDSLATRCKKENGKLEIWLELKPQGRMLMEARYYLEKSDAVGHTDGDPESEREREGLFTLHQRRGAIKQAKVHVVKCHEFSATFFPQPTFCSVCKEFVWGLNKQGYQCRQCNAAIHKKCIDKVIAKCTGSAINSKETMIHKERFKIDMPHRFKVYNYKSPTFCEHCGTLLWGLAKQGLKCEECSMNVHHKCQKKVANLCGVNQKLMAEALAVIESKQQARSTRDSDIIGREGPVSVAQPGVVRAPSGLVMGLPATATPASKADYQGVSWEGPGDVSRSVSEVLPEEPLYAVPRKDHQPKFTIDDFTLHKMLGKGSFGKVFLAELKRSGEFFAVKALKKDVVLMDDDVECTMVERRVLSLAWENPFLTHLYCTFQTKENLFFVMEYLNGGDLMFHIQNCHKFDLHRATFYAAEIICGLQFLHSKGIIYRDLKLDNVLLDLDGHIKIADFGMCKENMQDDVRTSTFCGTPDYIAPEILLGQKYNSSVDWWSFGVLLYEMLIGQSPFHGRDEEELFQSIRTDTPIYPNWLSKAAKDILIKLFVREPEERLGTKGNIRHHSFFSSTDWNALEQRQVPAPFTPTITSPSDCSNFDKEFINEKPRLSCADRTLINSVDQTMFRNFSFVNPGMVRIAAR
- the prkcq gene encoding protein kinase C theta type isoform X3 — encoded protein: MYPPWSTTFDAHVHRGRIMHVMVKDRTAELKSEATVALDSLATRCKKENGKLEIWLELKPQGRMLMEARYYLEKSDAVGHTDGDPESEREREGLFTLHQRRGAIKQAKVHVVKCHEFSATFFPQPTFCSVCKEFVWGLNKQGYQCRQCNAAIHKKCIDKVIAKCTGSAINSKETMIHKERFKIDMPHRFKVYNYKSPTFCEHCGTLLWGLAKQGLKCEECSMNVHHKCQKKVANLCGVNQKLMAEALAVIESKQQARSTRDSDIIGREGPVSVAQPGVVRAPSGLVMGLPATATPASKADYQGVSWEGPGDVSRSVSEVLPEEPLYAVPRKDHQPKFTIDDFTLHKMLGKGSFGKVFLAELKRSGEFFAVKALKKDVVLMDDDVECTMVERRVLSLAWENPFLTHLYCTFQTKENLFFVMEYLNGGDLMFHIQNCHKFDLHRATFYAAEIICGLQFLHSKGIIYRDLKLDNVLLDLDGHIKIADFGMCKENMQDDVRTSTFCGTPDYIAPEILLGQKYNSSVDWWSFGVLLYEMLIGQSPFHGRDEEELFQSIRTDTPIYPNWLSKAAKDILIKLFVREPEERLGTKGNIRHHSFFSSTDWNALEQRQVPAPFTPTITSPSDCSNFDKEFINEKPRLSCADRTLINSVDQTMFRNFSFVNPGMVRIAAR
- the prkcq gene encoding protein kinase C theta type isoform X2, whose protein sequence is MSPFLRIGFSHFEIDPGLAYHEEVLNPYCAVYMKEAVDTEKGQVYKQKKPTMYPPWSTTFDAHVHRGRIMHVMVKDRTAELKSEATVALDSLATRCKKENGKLEIWLELKPQGRMLMEARYYLEKSDAVGHTDGDPESEREREGLFTLHQRRGAIKQAKVHVVKCHEFSATFFPQPTFCSVCKEFVWGLNKQGYQCRQCNAAIHKKCIDKVIAKCTGSAINSKETMIHKERFKIDMPHRFKVYNYKSPTFCEHCGTLLWGLAKQGLKCEECSMNVHHKCQKKVANLCGVNQKLMAEALAVIESKQQARSTRDSDIIGREGPVSVAQPGVVRAPSGLVMGLPATATPASKDYQGVSWEGPGDVSRSVSEVLPEEPLYAVPRKDHQPKFTIDDFTLHKMLGKGSFGKVFLAELKRSGEFFAVKALKKDVVLMDDDVECTMVERRVLSLAWENPFLTHLYCTFQTKENLFFVMEYLNGGDLMFHIQNCHKFDLHRATFYAAEIICGLQFLHSKGIIYRDLKLDNVLLDLDGHIKIADFGMCKENMQDDVRTSTFCGTPDYIAPEILLGQKYNSSVDWWSFGVLLYEMLIGQSPFHGRDEEELFQSIRTDTPIYPNWLSKAAKDILIKLFVREPEERLGTKGNIRHHSFFSSTDWNALEQRQVPAPFTPTITSPSDCSNFDKEFINEKPRLSCADRTLINSVDQTMFRNFSFVNPGMVRIAAR